The proteins below come from a single Deltaproteobacteria bacterium genomic window:
- the aroQ gene encoding type II 3-dehydroquinate dehydratase — MGGRARRGRRRRILVLHGPNLNLLGSRDPSVYGTATLADVDAAIARRARERGAEADCRQSNLEGELVSAIQAATGRYDAIVINPGGYSHTSVAIRDALEACGVPAVEVHLSNVHAREPFRHTSITAARCIGQIAGFGVDSYLLGLDAALAHVEGLAADEHDSQATGRRPQDGREGR; from the coding sequence GTGGGCGGCCGGGCTCGACGCGGCCGGCGGCGGCGCATCCTCGTGCTGCACGGGCCGAACTTGAACCTGCTGGGCTCGCGCGATCCGTCGGTCTATGGCACGGCGACGCTGGCGGACGTCGACGCGGCGATCGCGCGGCGCGCGCGGGAGCGGGGGGCGGAAGCGGACTGCAGGCAGTCCAATCTCGAGGGCGAGCTGGTGTCCGCGATCCAAGCGGCGACCGGCCGGTACGACGCCATCGTGATCAACCCCGGAGGGTACTCGCACACCAGCGTGGCGATCCGCGACGCGCTCGAAGCGTGCGGCGTGCCGGCGGTCGAGGTGCACCTGTCCAACGTGCATGCGCGCGAGCCGTTCCGCCACACGTCGATCACCGCGGCGCGGTGCATCGGACAGATTGCCGGGTTCGGCGTCGATAGCTACCTGCTGGGACTGGACGCGGCGCTGGCACATGTGGAAGGGTTGGCAGCCGATGAGCACGACTCGCAAGCCACCGGCCGCCGGCCGCAAGACGGCCGCGAAGGCCGCTGA
- the accB gene encoding acetyl-CoA carboxylase biotin carboxyl carrier protein, translating to MSTTRKPPAAGRKTAAKAADRPAGTGKAVSAEKTRTQETVELVRELATVLARRNLAELIVELPDATVTLRSHAQAAAQAAAATAATAPLVVAAPSVAPAAVAAAPVAATPAREPDTADDSADGKYHIVTSPFVGTFYRAPSPDADPYVEVGQRVEKGQVLCIVEAMKLMNEIEAEVSGVVVAILVDNGQPVEYGQPLFKINPA from the coding sequence ATGAGCACGACTCGCAAGCCACCGGCCGCCGGCCGCAAGACGGCCGCGAAGGCCGCTGACCGTCCCGCGGGGACCGGCAAGGCGGTTTCCGCCGAGAAGACCCGCACACAGGAAACCGTGGAACTCGTGCGCGAGCTGGCCACGGTCCTCGCGCGCCGCAACCTCGCGGAACTCATCGTGGAGTTGCCGGACGCGACCGTGACCCTGCGGTCCCATGCGCAAGCTGCCGCGCAGGCCGCCGCCGCGACGGCCGCGACGGCGCCCCTGGTCGTGGCGGCGCCGTCCGTCGCTCCGGCCGCGGTCGCCGCCGCCCCGGTTGCCGCGACGCCGGCCCGGGAACCGGACACCGCCGACGACAGCGCCGACGGAAAGTACCACATCGTCACGTCTCCGTTCGTCGGCACGTTCTATCGCGCGCCGAGTCCGGACGCCGACCCGTACGTCGAAGTCGGACAGCGCGTCGAAAAGGGCCAGGTGCTGTGCATCGTCGAGGCGATGAAATTGATGAACGAGATCGAGGCCGAGGTGTCCGGTGTCGTCGTCGCGATCCTCGTCGACAACGGTCAGCCCGTCGAGTACGGCCAGCCGCTGTTCAAGATCAATCCGGCCTGA